The DNA segment TGTATCATCTAAAAAATATGATATAACCATCGCTGCAGAAGTAGCCCAGCAAATCTGATTATATTGTTGTGGATATTCGGGCACTGGTAATACACTCCTATAAGGGTAAACTATTATTGCCTTTGTTTTATAGTTATTAGTATAATCAGATTCTATAATGTCTTTATATTTATTTGTGTGTATTTTTACATCATAAATTCCTATTTGCCCATATGTAAGTTTAAATCTTACTGTTGCCACGGTACCAACATCTAAATCTAAAAATGAAATACTATGTATTTCAGTTCCATTTACTTCAATATAAGTAGATATTGTTCCATTAGCCTTTCCTGTGCCTAGACTTTGCACAGCAAATACGTAATCTACAGGTTTGTTTTGTACAAATTCTGAACCACCATTCTCTACATCAAAATAGGTAACAGCAAGATCTGGAACTCCTTGCCAAACGAAGTTGCCACTTTTACTATTATTACTGTTGTCAGATTCCAATATTGGGTTATATGGAATGACAATAAGTTCAATATTATGCGTACCTTCTGGAACCCCATTTAAATGTAATTCCAATGTATATTGGCTGCCTCCAGAAATGCTACCTAAATCTATACTACAATGCTACCTAAATCTATACTACCTATTGGTGTATTATCAACTTTAACCATAACATCCGTATTAATTGCTACAGTATTACCATAGTTTGCTATTTTATATTGGAAGCTAGCAGTTTCACCGACATTAAAAGGAGGATATGCTGTTCCGGGTTTTACTGATAAGGAAGTTATGCTCAAATCAGTAAAAACAGCATTTATTGATGCCGAATTGTCTTTATATACAACATCGGTTACTGAAAAGTTTATATTATTCCTTACATTTACTCTGTCTACTGGAGTATCATAAGTTATACTACTACCACTAAGTTTAATAATTTCTTCTAAGTTTTTTTCCGACTTTTCTTTAGTTATTGTTGGCTCAGAGATTATAACTTTACTTATATCTTTATCAAAATTCAAATCTTGTTGATAATAATTAGAAAAAGCAGCTTGTTGCATAGCGTAACAAGAATTTGTAATCATTAGAAACAAGATTACGAAGATAGTAATTGCCTTTTTCACAAACGACTCCCTCTTTTCATATGCTTTTTAAACACTAATAATTTTTATTCTTAAATATAAATTATTACCTATGCTTATTATTGTAAATGCAGTCAATTAATAAATTAAATAATAAATCTTTTTTTATATACCCTAAGAGCTATTATAATTATCAAACATAGCATTTCCTCCTTTCTCAATGTTCATAGTAGCAACAAATGGTTTTGCAAATTTTTCTATAATAATAAATATTGACATTATTCAGATATTTTAATATGGGTTAGTAGGTTTGATATATAATTTAGTTTGAAACTGTCAATTTAAGTAAGTATAATATAGGCATTTGGAAAATACAACGATAATTAATGTCGAGTTATGATGATTGTCCATAATATAGATGGTTAATAGTTAGGCCGTCGAGACCGTGTAGAACCACTAATGGATAATAAGATGCCTTAGGGTCAGAGTAAAAGACAAAAACCTGCTGAGAATTTAGCAAGGATGCTGAAAGCAGGCTAAATGGAAGGTGGAATTACCAAGTTTTCGGATAAAGGCACTCCACAAGGCGGAATAATTTCTCCGATCCTATTAAATATACATCTTCATTATGTACTAAATTTATGGTTTGAAAGATAATTAGAAAAAATAATTTAGGGGCAGTGCATTTGCTAAACTAAAAGTGTACCAAAATAACTAACCTGCTAAAGAGAAAATGTACCACCTCCCCTAAAATTACCCGTATAATGGAAGTTGCGAACCAACATTGTACGGGAGGAATTTAAGGTGATAGAGATGGTACAACACAATTATATCAGGTTTTTGTTTTTCAACAAAGAAAAGAGTAAACGTGCTATTGCCAAGGAGTTGGGGGTGCACAGGAACACTGTTACTAGGGCAATTGCCAATCCCGAACCTAAATACAACCTAACAGTAGAGCAAAGCAAGCCGGTTAATGGTCCTTTCGCCGAAAAAATTAAACTGATGCTTCAGGAGAATAAGGAAAAGGGCGCTAAAGGCCGTCTAACCAAAACAAGGATGTATGAATTATTGCAGGACGAGGGATATACAGGTTCCTATTCAGCCTTTACCTACCAGACACGGCAACTTGAAGAGGAACTGCAACTATCATCAAAAGAAGCCTTTATCAAACTTTTACCTCAAAAAGGCACCCTTCAAGTAGACTTTGGCGAGATGATTGTTCTTAGCCAAGGCAAGAGACATAAGGTTCATGCCTTTTGCGCCAAGCTATGTTTTAGCAAAGGGGAGTTTATACAAATTTACCCGTCACAAAAAACGGAACACTTTTTAGAAGGTTTAATGGCCACCTTCGCCTTCTTTGGCCATGTTCCTAGGAAGATCATATTTGACAATCTAAAGCCTGCTGTTAAAAAAGTGCTTACAGGAACAGAACGGGAACTCCAAGAAAGCTTTTTGAAGTTTCAATCCTTTTATTGTTTTGAAGCTGAGTTTTGTGGACCCGGTAAAGGTAACGAAAAAGGCCTTGTAGAAAACCTTGTAAAATACACCCGTAATAACTATTTCCTACCTTATCCTAATTTTACAGACTTCGATTCCTTTAACGCTGAGCTTACTAGGAGATGTCAGCAAAGACTAGAAAAAGGTGTTTTCGAGGGACAGACCTGGGTAAAGCTATTAATGGAAGAAGATTTTTTACCATTCACTGAGTTCTATGATTGCGCACGCATTAAGGAGGTTACCGTTGATACCTACCAACTAATTCATGTAGAAAGGAATCGCTATTCCGTTCCCACTCAATACGTTGGGAAAAAAGTTCAAGTACGGTTGTATCCTTTCAAGGTTGTGGTTACCTATAAAGAAAATATTATAGCAGAACATACTAGACTTTTCGGCAGGGATAATGAACTACTAAATCCT comes from the Peptococcaceae bacterium 1198_IL3148 genome and includes:
- a CDS encoding papain-like cysteine protease family protein, which produces MELHLNGVPEGTHNIELIVIPYNPILESDNSNNSKSGNFVWQGVPDLAVTYFDVENGGSEFVQNKPVDYVFAVQSLGTGKANGTISTYIEVNGTEIHSISFLDLDVGTVATVRFKLTYGQIGIYDVKIHTNKYKDIIESDYTNNYKTKAIIVYPYRSVLPVPEYPQQYNQICWATSAAMVISYFLDDTINRNVEIAKKEFGTEFNQGIYDVGIMENYVEEYTEINGSVQDNSLSYNAVQYQIKFNGPIISVITFKDPPGRHAMVIKGYDIESDTVIYNDPSTGRGHGATYSYYENNDEWFWSSSIFWR
- the istA gene encoding IS21 family transposase, with amino-acid sequence MVQHNYIRFLFFNKEKSKRAIAKELGVHRNTVTRAIANPEPKYNLTVEQSKPVNGPFAEKIKLMLQENKEKGAKGRLTKTRMYELLQDEGYTGSYSAFTYQTRQLEEELQLSSKEAFIKLLPQKGTLQVDFGEMIVLSQGKRHKVHAFCAKLCFSKGEFIQIYPSQKTEHFLEGLMATFAFFGHVPRKIIFDNLKPAVKKVLTGTERELQESFLKFQSFYCFEAEFCGPGKGNEKGLVENLVKYTRNNYFLPYPNFTDFDSFNAELTRRCQQRLEKGVFEGQTWVKLLMEEDFLPFTEFYDCARIKEVTVDTYQLIHVERNRYSVPTQYVGKKVQVRLYPFKVVVTYKENIIAEHTRLFGRDNELLNPYHYLTLLQRKARAFDQAKVIHDWKLPPIYETYHRRVQAHRQSKAKGTREFIDILRLTEEHGVQVIAKVLKELDDKNQYSCLWQNKNVGFGS